Proteins co-encoded in one Streptomyces roseochromogenus subsp. oscitans DS 12.976 genomic window:
- the smc gene encoding chromosome segregation protein SMC — MHLKALTLRGFKSFASATTLRFEPGITCVVGPNGSGKSNVVDALSWVMGEQGAKSLRGGKMEDVIFAGTTGRPPLGRAEVSLTIDNSDGALPIEYAEVTITRIMFRNGGSEYQINGDTCRLLDIQELLSDSGIGREMHVIVGQGQLDSVLHADPMGRRAFIEEAAGVLKHRKRKEKALRKLDAMQANLARVQDLTDELRRQLKPLGRQAAVARRAAVIQADLRDARLRLLADDLVRLRQALQTEIADEAALKERKEAAEQELKKALQREALLEDEVRQLTPRLQRAQQTWYELSQLAERVRGTISLADARVKSATSAPPDERRGRDPEDLEREAARIREQEAELEAALEAAERALDDTVAHRAELERELAVEERRLKDVARAIADRREGLARLNGQVNAARSRAASAQAEIDRLATARDEAQERATRAQEEYETLKAEVDGLDADDADLAERHDAAKRRLADAEAALSAAREAATAAERSRAATQARHEALALGLRRKDGTGILLGARDRLTGVLGPAAELLTVTPGYELPLAAAFGAAADAIAVTTPAAAAEAIRMLRKQDGGRAALLLAGAMEPTPGATPQRGAGNCVTSHDEPAAAELPTAASLGGRWAADLVRGPADLMPSVRTLLQGTVVVDTLEDAEDLVYAHPELTAVTAEGDLLGAHFAHGGSAGAPSLLEVQASVDEAAAELAELAVRCADLAEAQHTAAERRRQAAALVEELGERRRAADREKSAVAQQLGRLAGQARGAAGEAERSAAAAARAQEALDKAVQEAEELAERLAVAEEMPVEDEPDTSVRDRLAADGANARQTEMEARLQVRTHEERVKGLAGRADSLDRAARAEREARMRAEQRRARLRHEAAVAEAVACGARQLLAHIEVSLARAEQERSAAEAAKARREQELTTARSQGRDLKAELDKLTDSVHRGEVLGAEKRLRIEQLESKALEELGVEPAGLVAEYGPHQPVPPSPPAEGELLPEDPEHPRNQPRPYHRAEQERRLKAAERAYQQLGKVNPLALEEFAALEERHKFLSEQLEDLKKTRADLLQVVKEVDERVEQVFTEAYRDTAREFEGVFSRLFPGGEGRLVLTDPDNMLTTGVDVEARPPGKKVKRLSLLSGGERSLTAVALLVSIFKARPSPFYVMDEVEAALDDTNLQRLIRIMQELQEASQLIVITHQKRTMEVADALYGVSMQGDGVSKVISQRLR, encoded by the coding sequence GTGCACCTCAAGGCCCTGACCCTCCGCGGATTCAAGTCGTTCGCCTCCGCGACCACGCTCCGGTTCGAACCGGGCATCACGTGTGTCGTCGGACCGAACGGCTCGGGCAAGTCCAATGTCGTGGACGCGCTCAGCTGGGTCATGGGCGAACAGGGCGCCAAATCCCTGCGCGGCGGCAAGATGGAGGACGTCATCTTCGCCGGCACCACCGGCCGCCCCCCGCTGGGCCGCGCCGAGGTGTCCCTGACCATCGACAACTCCGACGGGGCGCTGCCCATCGAGTACGCCGAGGTCACCATCACGCGGATCATGTTCCGCAACGGCGGCAGCGAGTACCAGATCAACGGCGACACCTGTCGCCTGCTGGACATCCAGGAGCTGTTGAGCGACTCAGGTATCGGCCGCGAGATGCACGTCATCGTCGGCCAGGGCCAGCTCGACTCCGTCCTGCACGCGGATCCGATGGGCCGCAGGGCCTTCATCGAAGAGGCCGCTGGTGTGCTGAAGCACCGCAAGCGCAAGGAGAAGGCCCTCCGCAAGCTGGACGCGATGCAGGCGAACCTCGCGCGCGTGCAGGACCTGACGGACGAGCTACGGCGCCAGCTCAAGCCCCTGGGCCGACAGGCCGCCGTCGCCCGCAGGGCCGCCGTCATCCAGGCCGACCTGCGCGACGCCCGGCTCCGCCTCCTCGCCGACGACCTCGTACGACTGCGCCAGGCGCTGCAGACCGAGATCGCCGACGAGGCCGCCCTCAAGGAACGCAAGGAAGCCGCCGAGCAGGAGCTGAAGAAGGCACTCCAGCGCGAGGCCCTGCTGGAGGACGAGGTACGACAGCTCACGCCCCGCCTGCAGCGCGCCCAGCAGACCTGGTACGAGCTGTCCCAGCTGGCCGAACGCGTCCGCGGCACGATCTCGCTGGCCGACGCGCGCGTCAAGAGCGCGACGTCCGCACCCCCTGACGAACGCCGGGGCCGCGACCCCGAGGACCTGGAGCGCGAGGCCGCCCGCATCCGCGAACAGGAGGCCGAGCTGGAGGCGGCCCTGGAGGCGGCCGAGCGCGCCCTCGACGACACCGTCGCCCACCGCGCCGAACTGGAGCGGGAGCTGGCCGTCGAGGAGCGCCGCCTCAAGGACGTCGCCCGCGCCATCGCCGACCGCCGTGAGGGCCTGGCCCGGCTGAACGGCCAGGTCAACGCGGCCCGCTCGCGAGCCGCCTCCGCCCAGGCCGAGATCGACCGCCTGGCCACGGCCCGCGACGAGGCACAGGAGCGCGCCACCCGGGCCCAGGAGGAGTACGAGACGCTCAAGGCCGAGGTCGACGGCCTCGACGCGGACGACGCGGACCTGGCCGAGCGGCACGATGCGGCCAAGCGCCGGCTGGCGGATGCGGAAGCGGCCCTGAGCGCGGCCCGAGAGGCGGCCACCGCGGCCGAACGCAGCCGCGCCGCCACCCAGGCCCGCCACGAGGCGCTGGCCCTGGGCCTCAGACGAAAGGACGGCACCGGGATACTGCTGGGAGCCCGGGACCGGCTCACGGGAGTCCTCGGCCCGGCGGCGGAACTCCTGACGGTCACCCCGGGCTACGAGCTCCCGCTGGCCGCCGCTTTCGGCGCGGCGGCGGACGCCATCGCCGTGACGACCCCGGCAGCGGCGGCTGAGGCGATCCGCATGCTTCGCAAACAGGACGGAGGCCGCGCGGCACTGTTGCTGGCAGGGGCTATGGAGCCGACGCCGGGGGCAACGCCCCAAAGGGGCGCGGGGAACTGCGTGACAAGCCACGACGAACCCGCAGCCGCCGAACTGCCCACCGCGGCATCCCTCGGTGGGCGCTGGGCCGCAGACCTGGTCCGAGGCCCAGCCGACCTCATGCCCTCCGTCCGCACCCTCCTGCAAGGAACCGTCGTCGTAGACACCCTCGAGGACGCCGAGGACCTCGTCTACGCGCACCCGGAACTCACCGCCGTAACCGCGGAGGGCGACCTCCTCGGCGCCCACTTCGCGCACGGCGGATCGGCCGGCGCGCCGAGCCTCCTGGAGGTGCAGGCCTCCGTGGACGAGGCCGCGGCCGAGCTGGCAGAGCTGGCGGTCCGCTGTGCGGACCTGGCCGAGGCACAGCACACGGCGGCCGAACGCCGCAGGCAGGCCGCCGCCCTGGTGGAGGAACTCGGAGAGCGCCGCCGGGCCGCCGACCGGGAGAAGTCGGCCGTGGCCCAGCAGCTCGGCCGGCTCGCCGGACAGGCGCGGGGCGCCGCCGGAGAGGCCGAGCGGTCCGCCGCGGCCGCCGCACGTGCGCAGGAGGCGCTGGACAAGGCCGTACAGGAGGCCGAGGAGCTGGCCGAACGGCTGGCGGTGGCCGAGGAGATGCCCGTCGAGGACGAGCCGGACACCTCGGTACGCGACCGGCTCGCCGCCGACGGCGCCAACGCCCGGCAGACCGAGATGGAGGCCCGGCTCCAGGTCCGTACCCACGAGGAGCGGGTCAAGGGGCTGGCCGGACGGGCCGACTCGCTCGACCGGGCCGCCCGCGCCGAGCGCGAGGCACGCATGCGTGCCGAGCAGCGCCGGGCCCGGCTGCGCCACGAGGCGGCCGTCGCCGAGGCCGTCGCCTGTGGCGCCCGGCAGTTGCTCGCGCACATCGAGGTGTCCCTCGCCCGCGCGGAGCAGGAACGCTCCGCCGCCGAGGCCGCGAAGGCCCGGCGGGAACAGGAGTTGACCACCGCACGCAGCCAAGGACGTGACCTCAAGGCCGAGCTCGACAAACTCACCGACTCCGTTCACCGCGGCGAGGTACTCGGCGCCGAGAAGCGGCTGCGGATCGAGCAGCTGGAGAGCAAGGCACTGGAGGAGCTGGGCGTGGAGCCGGCGGGGCTCGTGGCGGAGTACGGCCCGCACCAGCCGGTGCCGCCCTCACCCCCGGCCGAGGGCGAGCTCCTGCCCGAGGATCCCGAGCACCCGCGCAACCAGCCGAGGCCCTACCACCGGGCCGAGCAGGAGCGCCGGCTCAAGGCCGCCGAGCGGGCGTACCAGCAGCTCGGCAAGGTCAACCCGCTGGCGCTGGAGGAGTTCGCGGCACTGGAGGAGCGGCACAAGTTCCTCAGCGAGCAGCTGGAGGACCTGAAGAAGACCCGCGCCGACCTGCTTCAGGTGGTGAAGGAGGTCGACGAGCGCGTGGAGCAGGTCTTCACCGAGGCCTACCGGGACACGGCCCGCGAGTTCGAGGGCGTCTTCAGCCGGCTCTTCCCCGGCGGCGAGGGGCGCCTCGTCCTGACCGATCCCGACAACATGCTCACCACCGGAGTGGACGTCGAGGCGCGTCCGCCGGGCAAGAAGGTCAAGCGGCTCTCCCTGCTGTCGGGCGGTGAACGCTCGCTGACGGCCGTCGCGCTGCTGGTGTCGATCTTCAAGGCGCGGCCGAGCCCGTTCTATGTCATGGACGAGGTCGAGGCGGCCCTGGACGACACCAACCTCCAGCGGCTGATCCGCATCATGCAGGAGCTGCAGGAGGCCTCGCAGCTGATCGTGATCACGCACCAGAAGCGCACGATGGAGGTCGCCGATGCGCTCTACGGCGTGTCCATGCAGGGTGACGGCGTGTCCAAGGTCATTTCTCAGCGGCTTCGCTAG
- a CDS encoding acylphosphatase produces the protein MSEDVRLVAWVRGRVQGVGFRWFTRAKALEIGGLSGFALNLADGRVQVVAEGSREGCEEFLDWLQGDDTPGHVDGVTEIWDTPRGGYDGFAIR, from the coding sequence ATGAGCGAGGATGTACGACTGGTCGCCTGGGTGCGTGGACGCGTGCAAGGTGTGGGTTTTCGCTGGTTCACGCGTGCGAAGGCACTGGAGATCGGCGGCCTGAGTGGTTTTGCTCTCAATTTGGCCGACGGTCGCGTCCAGGTGGTCGCCGAGGGGTCGCGCGAGGGCTGCGAGGAGTTCCTGGACTGGCTCCAGGGCGACGACACGCCCGGACATGTGGACGGAGTCACCGAGATCTGGGACACACCCCGCGGCGGCTACGACGGCTTCGCCATCCGCTGA
- a CDS encoding CAP domain-containing protein — protein sequence MGLVGQRESLAAQAPVDREDEEEGKDMGRHRRSAAGRAARGRATGVIRTQRSANGSGDPQHSYAAELPPAQHSYARELPPGQDAYRRELPPGQDADPYRRELPPGQDFYAYPRQLPPGQDLYAYPRELPPGLDAYPRVPAPRQDPYGGGRAPRGIAPYLNPDVYPESTGLQPLAYAHATAKAHAYLFAAEDEVRAGFGGGPGGPGGGGFPPDGDPSRGRRRRRKGSKPVRTSLIGVSAAFALGTAAVASGVVPGLQNYRLGDTHTTSDTVRAVDTPSNTAVEQGGTSGSAGSQEGGVGTSQDTAIPQSPSPSAPASQTGSASPAPTPSKTAADKPTPSGKAQSTPSRTTSAAPKARSAPMAVSTANAVEAEVLKLVNQERAKVGCTPLAANPKLTELAEAFSGDMAARGFFDHTDPDGKSPWDRAAVAGITNLGGENIARGQADAAAVMQAWMNSPGHKANILNCDFKTLGVGVHLGPGGPWWTQDFGY from the coding sequence GTGGGCCTGGTTGGCCAGAGGGAGTCACTCGCCGCGCAGGCGCCGGTCGACCGCGAGGACGAGGAAGAGGGCAAGGACATGGGACGCCACCGACGCTCCGCCGCCGGCCGCGCCGCCAGAGGCCGCGCCACGGGGGTCATACGCACGCAGCGCTCCGCCAACGGAAGCGGCGACCCGCAGCACTCGTACGCGGCTGAGCTGCCGCCCGCACAGCACTCGTATGCGCGCGAGCTGCCCCCCGGACAGGACGCGTACCGGCGTGAGCTGCCTCCTGGGCAGGACGCAGACCCGTACCGGCGTGAGCTGCCCCCCGGGCAGGACTTCTATGCGTACCCGCGACAGCTGCCACCAGGGCAGGACCTCTACGCGTACCCGCGCGAGCTGCCCCCCGGGCTGGACGCGTACCCGCGTGTGCCGGCCCCCAGGCAGGACCCGTACGGCGGTGGCCGGGCGCCCAGGGGCATCGCGCCGTATCTGAACCCGGATGTCTACCCCGAGTCGACGGGTCTGCAGCCGTTGGCCTATGCCCATGCGACCGCCAAGGCCCACGCCTATCTGTTCGCGGCCGAGGACGAGGTCCGGGCCGGCTTCGGGGGCGGCCCGGGCGGCCCCGGTGGCGGCGGCTTCCCGCCGGACGGCGACCCCTCCCGCGGCCGCCGGCGCCGGAGGAAGGGCTCGAAGCCGGTGCGCACGAGCCTGATCGGGGTGTCCGCCGCCTTCGCCCTCGGTACCGCGGCGGTGGCCTCGGGTGTGGTGCCGGGTCTGCAGAACTACAGGCTCGGCGACACGCACACCACCAGCGACACGGTGCGGGCGGTGGACACACCGAGCAACACGGCCGTCGAGCAGGGCGGCACCTCGGGCAGCGCCGGCAGCCAGGAGGGCGGCGTCGGCACCAGCCAGGACACCGCGATCCCGCAGTCCCCGAGCCCGTCCGCCCCCGCTTCGCAGACGGGGTCGGCCTCCCCCGCGCCCACCCCGTCGAAGACGGCGGCCGACAAGCCGACGCCGTCCGGCAAGGCGCAGAGCACCCCGTCGCGTACGACGAGCGCGGCGCCCAAGGCGCGTTCCGCACCGATGGCGGTGTCGACGGCGAATGCCGTCGAGGCCGAGGTGCTCAAGCTCGTCAACCAGGAGCGGGCGAAGGTCGGGTGCACCCCGCTGGCCGCCAACCCCAAGCTGACCGAGCTGGCCGAGGCGTTCAGCGGCGACATGGCCGCGCGGGGCTTCTTCGACCACACCGACCCGGACGGCAAGTCGCCCTGGGACCGGGCCGCGGTGGCCGGCATCACCAACCTCGGCGGCGAGAACATAGCCCGCGGCCAGGCCGACGCGGCCGCCGTGATGCAGGCCTGGATGAACAGCCCCGGCCACAAGGCCAACATCCTCAACTGCGACTTCAAGACCCTCGGCGTCGGCGTCCACCTCGGCCCGGGCGGGCCCTGGTGGACACAGGACTTCGGCTACTGA
- a CDS encoding GNAT family N-acetyltransferase, translating to MPELQPLRLDHGPALLAFERENRAYFAASVPDRGDEYFARFDERLSALLAEQEAGVCHFHVVTDADGEVLGRINLYDVSDGGAELGYRIAERAAGRGLAAWSVREVCALAAGSYGLTFLTAATTLDNAASRAVLARTGFTVVGGTRLSGRPGLSYRRSL from the coding sequence ATGCCCGAGCTGCAGCCGCTCCGCCTGGACCATGGCCCCGCGCTCCTCGCCTTCGAGCGGGAGAACCGCGCGTACTTCGCCGCGTCCGTCCCGGACCGGGGCGATGAGTACTTTGCCCGGTTCGACGAGCGGCTGAGCGCCCTGCTCGCCGAGCAGGAGGCGGGCGTCTGTCACTTCCATGTGGTGACCGACGCCGACGGCGAGGTGCTGGGGCGGATCAACCTCTACGACGTGTCGGACGGCGGCGCCGAACTCGGCTACCGGATCGCCGAGCGCGCCGCGGGGCGGGGACTGGCCGCCTGGTCCGTGCGGGAGGTGTGCGCCCTGGCCGCCGGGTCGTACGGGCTGACCTTCCTGACCGCCGCGACCACCCTCGACAACGCGGCCTCGCGAGCCGTGCTGGCCCGCACCGGGTTCACCGTCGTCGGCGGGACCCGGCTCAGTGGCCGCCCCGGACTGTCGTACCGCAGGAGTCTCTGA
- a CDS encoding flavodoxin family protein: MTTPVVSIAYHSGFGHTAVLAEAVRAGAADAGAEVHLIKVDEITDEQWETLDRSDAIVFGSPTYMGTASGAFHVFAEGTSNRWYTRAWQDKLAAGFTNSASKSGDKLHTLQFFQTLAAQHGMHWVNLGLLPGWNSSTASENDLNRLGFFSGAAAQSNNDQGPEGVHKADIATAEHLGRRVTETARVLARGRIAA, encoded by the coding sequence GTGACCACCCCTGTCGTTTCCATCGCCTACCACTCCGGCTTCGGCCACACCGCCGTCCTCGCCGAGGCCGTCCGCGCCGGTGCCGCGGACGCGGGTGCCGAGGTGCACCTGATCAAGGTCGACGAGATCACCGACGAGCAGTGGGAGACGCTGGACCGCTCCGACGCGATCGTCTTCGGCTCGCCCACCTACATGGGCACCGCCTCCGGCGCCTTCCATGTCTTCGCCGAGGGCACCTCCAACCGCTGGTACACCCGTGCCTGGCAGGACAAGCTGGCCGCCGGCTTCACCAACTCGGCCTCCAAGAGCGGCGACAAGCTGCACACCCTGCAGTTCTTCCAGACCCTCGCCGCCCAGCACGGCATGCACTGGGTCAACCTCGGCCTGCTCCCCGGCTGGAACTCCAGCACCGCCTCCGAGAACGACCTCAACCGCCTCGGCTTCTTCTCCGGCGCCGCCGCGCAGAGCAACAACGACCAGGGCCCCGAGGGTGTCCACAAGGCCGACATCGCCACGGCCGAGCACCTGGGCCGCCGGGTGACGGAGACGGCACGGGTGCTCGCGCGCGGGCGGATCGCCGCCTGA
- a CDS encoding winged helix-turn-helix transcriptional regulator, which yields MTATAQDHADQAYDDLAYDVFAKACPSRGTLEHVTGRWGGLTLGALYEGSLRFNELRRRVDGVSEKMLSQTLHALERDGLVHREAQPTNPPRVDYELTPLGRQVAERLLALIHCVEGAMDDVLAARARYDETRGAL from the coding sequence ATGACCGCCACCGCCCAGGACCACGCCGACCAGGCCTACGACGACCTCGCCTACGACGTCTTCGCCAAGGCCTGCCCGTCCCGCGGCACGCTGGAGCACGTCACGGGCCGCTGGGGCGGACTGACGCTCGGCGCGCTGTACGAGGGCTCGCTGCGCTTCAACGAGCTGCGCCGCCGGGTCGACGGGGTGAGCGAGAAGATGCTGTCCCAGACGCTGCACGCGCTGGAGCGCGACGGCCTGGTGCACCGCGAGGCACAGCCGACCAACCCGCCGCGCGTGGACTACGAACTGACCCCCCTGGGCCGCCAGGTCGCCGAGCGTCTGCTGGCGCTCATCCACTGCGTGGAGGGCGCCATGGACGACGTCCTCGCGGCACGCGCGCGTTACGACGAGACGCGCGGCGCCCTCTGA
- the mutM gene encoding bifunctional DNA-formamidopyrimidine glycosylase/DNA-(apurinic or apyrimidinic site) lyase has protein sequence MPELPEVEVVRRGLARWVAHRTVAEVEVLHPRAVRRHLAGADDFAHRLKGHHIGTPSRRGKYLWLPLEETNQSVLAHLGMSGQLLVQPHETPDEKHLRIRVRFADSLGTELRFVDQRTFGGLSLHDNTPDGLPDVIAHIARDPLDPLFDDEAFHQALRRKRTTIKRALLDQSLISGVGNIYADEALWRARIHYERPTANFTRPVTAGLLGHIRDVMNAALDVGGTSFDSLYVNVNGESGYFDRSLDAYGREGEPCGRCGTPIRRRPWMNRSSYFCPKCQRAPRVSS, from the coding sequence ATGCCCGAGTTGCCCGAGGTCGAGGTCGTCCGGCGCGGCCTCGCGCGCTGGGTCGCGCACCGCACCGTCGCCGAGGTCGAGGTGCTGCACCCGCGCGCCGTGCGCCGGCACCTCGCGGGCGCGGACGACTTCGCGCACCGGCTCAAGGGACACCACATCGGCACGCCCAGCCGCCGTGGCAAGTACCTGTGGCTGCCGCTGGAGGAGACGAACCAGTCCGTCCTCGCCCACCTCGGTATGAGCGGCCAGCTGCTGGTGCAGCCCCATGAGACGCCGGACGAGAAGCACCTGCGCATCCGGGTCCGGTTCGCCGACTCCCTCGGCACCGAACTCCGCTTCGTCGACCAACGCACCTTCGGCGGGCTGTCGTTGCACGACAACACCCCCGACGGCCTGCCCGACGTCATCGCGCACATCGCCCGCGACCCCCTCGATCCGCTGTTCGACGACGAGGCCTTCCACCAGGCGCTGCGCCGCAAGCGGACCACCATCAAGCGGGCCCTGCTGGACCAGTCGCTGATCAGCGGGGTCGGCAACATCTACGCGGACGAGGCGCTGTGGCGCGCCCGCATCCACTACGAGCGCCCGACGGCGAACTTCACCCGCCCGGTCACGGCCGGACTCCTCGGCCACATCCGGGACGTGATGAACGCGGCCCTCGACGTCGGCGGCACCAGCTTCGACAGCCTGTACGTCAACGTGAACGGCGAGTCGGGCTACTTCGACCGCTCCCTGGACGCGTACGGCCGTGAGGGCGAGCCCTGCGGGCGGTGCGGCACGCCGATCCGTCGCCGCCCCTGGATGAACCGGTCCAGTTACTTCTGCCCGAAGTGTCAGAGGGCGCCGCGCGTCTCGTCGTAA
- the rnc gene encoding ribonuclease III — translation MSTPKKNATDNTASSHTLLEGRLGYQVESALLVRALTHRSYAYENGGLPTNERLEFLGDSVLGLVVTDTLYRTHPDLPEGQLAKLRAAVVNSRALAEVGRGLDLGSFIRLGRGEEGTGGRDKASILADTLEAVIGAVYLDQGLDSASELVHRLFDPLIEKSSNLGAGLDWKTSLQELTATEGLGVPEYLVTETGPDHEKTFTAAARVGGVSYGTGTGRSKKEAEQQAAESAWRAIKAAADERAKAAKQAKEAVAAVEAAAGGGEASSSAPA, via the coding sequence GTGTCCACGCCAAAGAAGAACGCAACGGACAACACGGCCTCGTCCCACACGCTTCTGGAAGGGCGGCTCGGCTATCAGGTCGAGTCCGCCCTTCTGGTGCGCGCGCTGACCCACCGTTCGTACGCGTATGAGAACGGCGGTCTGCCGACGAACGAGCGACTGGAGTTCCTCGGGGACTCCGTGCTCGGCCTCGTCGTCACGGACACGCTGTATCGCACCCACCCCGACCTGCCCGAAGGCCAGCTGGCCAAGCTGCGGGCCGCGGTGGTCAACTCGCGTGCGCTGGCGGAGGTCGGCCGCGGCCTCGACCTGGGCTCCTTCATCCGGCTCGGCCGCGGTGAAGAGGGCACGGGCGGCCGGGACAAGGCGTCCATTCTCGCCGACACCCTGGAAGCGGTGATCGGCGCGGTCTATCTCGACCAGGGCCTCGATTCGGCGTCCGAGCTGGTGCACCGGCTCTTCGACCCGCTGATCGAGAAGTCCTCGAACCTCGGAGCCGGCCTGGACTGGAAGACATCCCTCCAGGAGCTGACCGCGACCGAGGGGCTCGGTGTGCCCGAGTACCTCGTCACGGAGACCGGCCCCGACCACGAGAAGACCTTCACTGCTGCCGCCCGCGTCGGAGGCGTCTCGTACGGCACCGGCACCGGCCGCAGCAAGAAGGAGGCGGAGCAGCAGGCTGCCGAGTCCGCCTGGCGGGCCATCAAGGCCGCCGCGGACGAGCGCGCCAAGGCGGCGAAGCAGGCCAAGGAGGCCGTAGCGGCCGTCGAGGCCGCCGCCGGGGGCGGCGAGGCCTCGTCGTCCGCTCCCGCCTGA
- the rpmF gene encoding 50S ribosomal protein L32, translating into MAVPKRKMSRSNTRHRRSQWKAAVPTLVACERCHEPKQQHIACPSCGTYNKRQVLEV; encoded by the coding sequence GTGGCTGTTCCGAAGCGGAAGATGTCGCGCAGCAACACGCGCCACCGCCGGTCGCAGTGGAAGGCTGCGGTCCCCACCCTGGTTGCGTGCGAGCGCTGCCACGAGCCCAAGCAGCAGCACATCGCGTGCCCGTCTTGCGGCACCTACAACAAGCGCCAGGTCCTCGAAGTCTGA
- a CDS encoding YceD family protein, giving the protein MASNARLDHRNPLVFDTHELGRRPGALQRLTRTIDAPADLGIQGVIGVPHGAPVELELRLESVMEGVLVTGTARAQAEGECVRCLEPVGLELEADFQELFSYPDADDRGRVIAEPGDDAEDDEDRFYLEDGLFDLEPLLRDAVVLALPMQPVCQEDCPGLCSECGVRLADDPDHHHDAVDIRWAALQGLAGSTKDGEKDEMSGAEAEAGVDEKQEK; this is encoded by the coding sequence ATGGCTTCCAACGCCCGCCTCGACCACCGCAACCCTCTTGTGTTCGACACACACGAGCTGGGTCGGCGGCCTGGCGCGCTGCAGCGCCTGACCCGCACGATCGACGCTCCCGCCGATCTCGGCATCCAGGGAGTCATCGGAGTGCCGCACGGCGCCCCGGTGGAGCTCGAACTCCGGCTCGAGTCGGTCATGGAAGGGGTGCTCGTCACAGGCACCGCCCGTGCACAGGCCGAGGGGGAGTGCGTAAGGTGTCTGGAGCCGGTCGGGCTGGAGCTCGAAGCGGACTTCCAGGAACTGTTCTCGTACCCTGACGCCGACGACCGGGGCCGCGTGATCGCGGAACCGGGCGACGACGCCGAGGACGACGAGGACAGGTTCTACCTCGAGGACGGACTGTTCGACCTCGAACCTCTGCTGCGCGATGCGGTGGTGCTCGCACTGCCGATGCAGCCGGTGTGCCAGGAAGACTGCCCGGGCCTGTGCTCCGAGTGCGGGGTGCGGCTCGCGGACGACCCGGACCACCATCACGACGCCGTCGACATCCGTTGGGCGGCTTTGCAGGGACTCGCCGGTTCCACGAAGGACGGCGAGAAGGACGAGATGAGCGGCGCCGAAGCGGAAGCGGGCGTCGACGAGAAGCAGGAGAAGTAG
- a CDS encoding ATP synthase F0 subunit B produces the protein MDVQKKLDEIVSAVSGARSMPMSASCVINRAELLALLEEVRQALPGSLAQAQELIGGREQMVEQARQEAERIIENAHAERGSLISDTEIARRSQGEADRIVAEARQEAEEIRAEADDYVDSKLANFEVVLTKTLGSVGRGREKLLGTGPGLDENGYEDEDAPERSHDPETLRHTADQYVDAKLGAFEAVLAKTLEAVGRGRQKLHGRIATDDLGALADDNTTFQHSSDADYLADLAALADQDTPAERPAQPAQQQPQQPSYEPQPAYGYDQQQEPYGGFPQQPAAYAQQDPYGYQQADPYAYQGAYDPQQAAYDPQQVQQQPHQPQPQQGYALDETSLFDTSMISAEQLRAYEQGRGL, from the coding sequence GTGGACGTGCAGAAGAAGCTCGACGAGATCGTCTCCGCGGTCTCAGGCGCCCGGTCCATGCCCATGTCGGCGTCCTGCGTGATCAACCGCGCCGAGCTGCTCGCGCTGCTGGAAGAGGTGCGCCAGGCCCTGCCCGGCTCCCTCGCGCAGGCGCAGGAGCTGATCGGCGGCCGTGAGCAGATGGTCGAGCAGGCCCGCCAGGAGGCCGAGCGGATCATCGAGAACGCGCATGCCGAGCGCGGTTCGCTGATCTCCGACACCGAGATCGCCCGCCGCTCCCAGGGCGAGGCCGACCGGATCGTCGCCGAGGCCCGCCAGGAGGCCGAGGAGATCCGCGCCGAGGCCGACGACTACGTCGACTCCAAGCTCGCCAACTTCGAGGTCGTCCTCACCAAGACCCTCGGCTCGGTCGGCCGTGGCCGCGAGAAGCTGCTCGGCACCGGCCCCGGCCTGGACGAGAACGGCTACGAGGACGAGGACGCCCCCGAGCGCAGCCACGACCCGGAGACCCTGCGCCACACCGCCGACCAGTACGTCGACGCCAAGCTGGGCGCCTTCGAGGCGGTCCTCGCCAAGACCCTGGAGGCCGTCGGCCGCGGCCGGCAGAAGCTGCACGGCCGGATCGCCACGGACGACCTCGGCGCCCTCGCCGACGACAACACGACATTCCAGCACTCCAGCGACGCCGACTACCTCGCCGACCTCGCCGCCCTCGCGGACCAGGACACCCCGGCCGAGCGCCCGGCCCAGCCGGCGCAGCAACAGCCGCAGCAGCCGTCGTACGAGCCGCAGCCGGCCTACGGCTACGACCAGCAGCAGGAGCCCTACGGGGGCTTCCCGCAGCAGCCCGCCGCCTACGCCCAGCAGGACCCCTACGGCTACCAGCAGGCCGACCCCTATGCCTATCAAGGCGCCTACGACCCCCAGCAGGCCGCCTACGACCCGCAGCAGGTCCAGCAGCAGCCCCACCAGCCCCAGCCGCAGCAGGGCTATGCTCTCGACGAGACCAGCCTCTTCGACACGAGCATGATCAGCGCGGAGCAGCTGCGGGCGTACGAGCAGGGCCGGGGGCTGTGA